The following DNA comes from Tachypleus tridentatus isolate NWPU-2018 chromosome 9, ASM421037v1, whole genome shotgun sequence.
cattatttattaataaattgttcTTATTGTATTTACAGATTGGAGAGAAaaaatggcattggaaaacatcAAGCGAACTGATGAAATTTGGTTGTTAGGCAAACCGATTCCTCTATTCAGTGGAACTAAACTGCCAAGCCGTGGTGAATCCctgaaagttatttttacttGCATCAATCAGAACCAAAAATTAAACGATGCTTCAAAACGACTGCTACCATGATTTTTGACATCTGGGACAAAGCAAAAATACCAATTATCACGCCATATAGAATCACTGATAAACTCGGTAAGCTCCATCAAGAATACTACCATTTGCGAAAAAGTAAAAACCGGCATAGTAGAAAAGCGATTGACAATCAGAAAACGTTTGTCCAAAGATTAGAGAATCTTTTTGACATCGCACATCCAGATGCATTACACCTTATGAAAATCCAAGAAGACAAAGATTTTCTTATTATGCAACGCAAGCCAGGACGGCCGGGAAGCATGGTTGGGGAAGACAGAAAATGGGTTGCTCGGGAAACCAACAAGAGAAAAAGATTGGAGGAGGAACAACGGCGCCGGGATCGATGGCTGGAAGAACAACGCCCGTCAACATCAGCAGCCGTAATGGTGGACTCATTCTCAACGGAAGAAAATGAAAATTCGTTTACTTTCTCTTCTCAAAGAGTTAAAAGAAGTAAGTCTCaacgaaaagttggcattagtgaaaggctagcttcggctttagacagaacccagatcagtgaccaaaaagccgcgcaaattttgcttccttttgtAGCTCATAATGGACATAATATCTAGGATCTTACCATTagcccaagttccataaggaggaaacgaactaaccgtactcttctagcacctgaattgaaggaaagtttttctccaaacgttcctttggcattacattgggatggtaagATGATGCCTAacttggttggcagagagaagatcgaacgtttggcaattttagtttcaggtgaaggtgtagagaagattctttcagtgcccaagattgatagtggggatgcaaattcagtagcttctgagatcggatcagttttagtagaatggaatgtaaaagacagaattaaattgCTTCgctttgacaccacggcgaccaatacaggatccaaatctggcgtctgtctgaggattgaaatgttacttgaacgtgagctcttgcactttgcctgtagacatcacattttggagattctcctgagcgctgtattctctactctcgtgatagagacatcaaaaggtccagatattattttgtttttaaactttagagattgttggtctaaaattaataaaactaagtacataacagcagtagaagcaatgccactccTTGTATTCACAACCTTGGAAGGatgttattattcaattttgtcagaatctccttcaatctcatcaaccacgggacgattataaagagctcttggaatgagctgtcatttttcttggatctcttccacacggacgttcttcagtttctttccgtacttctggtgctgcacatttctgcagcaaacgtggcgatttgtgtgtctttatatctaaacattacttgctctcatggtttacagctaaggatgcttcagtggcagctcgaagggaccttacactactcaaggaacttgcattgcatgaaaatcatatgatttaggaagttggtacaaaggcaatgaatcggcatttatggtatttatctgaggttgcagttgggcttgcgctctttgatgacggtgtaacgaatagcgacaaactcaagatggtctcaaatatgaataccgtgaaaggatctcctaggccaactccacatttaacagttgatgctgcaagcaatgctgtttccagaaaacttccagatttttttacctcggcaacgaagaaaattttctaccatctggatattagtagcgcatttttatcattaccaccgaaagagtggagcgcctccgaagagtacaaacaagaaaaaaacagagtaaagaaacttttttgtgacaaatgacgcagctgaaagaggagtagctttaattcaacagtttacggcaaagggccgcaccaagaacaaagatcaatttcagtatatgattcaggtagcagaagaacatcggcgaaaataatgcgaagggggcaggcaagataaaacttcaatgaaataaatttttctttcaagtttttttatgtttttgcttattgtacaatcaataaatattaaatactttctttaaataatttaattaccattaacaatgtaatgtagggtaaatttaagaaaaatagtgaactttgcgagggatgcgcgacccctaaataattcgcgattgaaatgaaactttgtctatgatcttttctcatgcagtggcacaactgagcaactgagcaaaaaaaatgggacatttaaattttgtttaacaaaacCTGTTTGTTATTCATTTGGATTATCTCATTTTAACAGGACTAATCAGTTTTACTTAAGTATATCATTATATTAGAGAGTTTGCACCTGTACTTCATGataatttacaattaatatatAACTGCTTCTGGAATTCTTAAGAACAACACgaatacatattaataattttgtattccttgattattactttaaaagcaaaaatttttatgtattgtatcattAACTTTTAAAGGCACTGAATGAGGAGGAAGAAAACATGTCGAAACACAACGGAGAGAAAGATAAAAACTGAAGGAGAAGTTTTGCATACCTCAAAAAATAGCTTAAGATATAGTATTTAAAGTACTATAAGCTTTCATTCATATTGGACGTATCTCATGCTGTCCAAGATTACCATtggtaaagtaaaaataaattaagttaatttaaaagtgatgaCCTTACCGAGAGTTATAAAGTGGGATGGGCAAGGAATGACGTCGATGGAACTTACTTTTTTATCCATATCATATATCatcaaattaacaaaacattaccaAATGAAAATAAGTCAATACACCTACAATTCACACCATACGTTATTATGGCTGTTGTATACATGAACTTAACGTatccaaaataaaatatcagCTTTATAATCACAAAGCTAAAAAATATCCAAGCACCATTCAAATAATCTACTTTTAAATAGAACAAAACTTGAAGATAAAAATGTAGCATTCTTATTATACCATTATAAGCCTGTAAAAAGGGATAACGTGAGTTAAATTGGAATAAATGACAACCTAGAAGTTtctgaacataaacaaaaatatcaaacacgGAACATGAGCAATAGAATTTTTATTCATGTGTGACATCCTTGCTGTCAAATTGACTGGAAATTAACAatgattttatacaaaaatagataactacataaacaaaacaaaatgtaaaaagctACTTTACCAGTAAATTGTCTAATTTTAATATCCTCCTATAACATTTTGACCTAAACAACTTTCTAAAACTAGTTTGAACTTTCTGACAGTATTTTTCCGTTTAGTATGGTTTTAAATTGTCATCTAAATCAAATGTTAATACCGCAATTTTTGGAAATTGTTGGGATCGGGATGATACAGCTCTTATTAGTCCACTGCATGCAGATACAGTATCATTTGTTTTGGGGAAGGATACAGTTACCCGTACAAGATACAAATTCCAAAGATCCATGCCTCTTGCCCCTGATAATTTGGCACTTATAATTACAGATTGAAAAACATAATCAGGCTGAAATAATTATGTATAcctgaaacaacaagaaaaatgaaaaactgataatGCTAATATTATTATGAGTTTATCAACATAAAACAACAAGGAATAcaattgtaatttaataaaaattaatttttattttctccattGACTTCAAATAACCTGTATAAAATTTGAACATAATCTTTTAAGGAATTTTGGTGATAAttattgaatttaatattttgtcacCTGTGTTAAACAAGGAGCAGTAAAATATGAACTTTACCTTTACTTTCAAGagttcttttataaatataaaggaaACACTTACATATGATACATGTTATAGAATATGTTAAATTTTACAATTAACAAGTACACGATGTTTGTCTGTTTTAGACCAAACCTGCATTACGTTAGCTACTGTTTGAACCACAGAGAAATTGAAACTTGCAATTTCGCATTCTACGTCTGTTAGCTTGCTGCTCTCCTACCAAGAAACTTGAATGTTCAAAAATTAGTTTAGTG
Coding sequences within:
- the LOC143225310 gene encoding uncharacterized protein LOC143225310; this encodes MIFDIWDKAKIPIITPYRITDKLGKLHQEYYHLRKSKNRHSRKAIDNQKTFVQRLENLFDIAHPDALHLMKIQEDKDFLIMQRKPGRPGSMVGEDRKWVARETNKRKRLEEEQRRRDRWLEEQRPSTSAAVMVDSFSTEENENSFTFSSQRVKRSKSQRKVGISERLASALDRTQISDQKAAQILLPFVAHNGHNI